A window of the Hypomesus transpacificus isolate Combined female chromosome 22, fHypTra1, whole genome shotgun sequence genome harbors these coding sequences:
- the spp1 gene encoding osteopontin isoform X2 — protein sequence MKAVFLFTLLFVTVLCRPVKKGSSSSSESSEESVKPAPVLRKAAEAIFELEPVQNVEAAAASDESSDNSDEVKASDTASDTASDPASDPASASDTASVDSDDSADSEDSEEDAQKSEDVVEEEEEESSDSSESGEAESTLAPPTVEPTVEPTVEPTVEPTVEPSPPIIYDDGRGDSMGYPSDYKKSYHDTNTVEKLPSPFKSYEGKMMGKTSAHGVGNDIEKQTMKVYKALQVHQLLDEDTSTPEVESQGLGLDEVMGVDPSSGSSQEDPALRVAQVSQEAGPSKSLEQEAGEAEEAEEEGEESASAGESSSPDESSSASDAEGESDNASTSQESDASHSSEEATETPGAADSESDESAESQESDSAEEAVEPVEAEEPVEAEVPVEAEEPVEAEVVTPSVILVK from the exons ATGAAGGCCGTCTTTCTGTTCACGCTCCTCTTTGTAACGGTCCTCTGCCGACCG GTGAAGAAAGGCTCAAGCAGCAGCTCGGAGAGCTCTGAGGAGTCG GTCAAGCCAGCCCCAGTGTTGAGGAAGGCTGCAGAAGCAATCTTTGAGCTGGAACCTGTACAG AATgttgaagcagcagcagcatcagaTGAGAGTTCAGACAACTCTGATGAAGTAAAG gcttcagacacagcctcagacacagcctcagacccagcctcagacccagcctcagcctcagacaCAGCCTCTGTGGACAGTGATGACAGTGCAGACAGCGAGGACAGCGAGGAGGACGCTCAGAAGAGC gaggacgtggtggaggaggaggaggaggagtccagTGACAGCTCAGAGTCAGGGGAGGCAGAGTCCACCCTGGCCCCCCCTACTGTGGAGCCCACTGTGGAGCCTACTGTGGAGCCCACTGTGGAGCCCACTGTGGAGCCCAGCCCTCCCATCATCTACGATGACGGCCGAGGGGACAGCATGGGGTACCCGAGTGACTACAAGAAGAGCTACCATGACACAAACACGGTGGAAAAG CTTCCCTCCCCATTCAAGTCTTATGAGGGCAAGATGATGGGCAAGACATCCGCACACGGCGTTGGCAATGACATCGAGAAGCAGACCATGAAGGTGTACAAG gccctTCAGGTCCACCAGCTGCTGGATGAGGACACCAGCACCCCAGAGGTGGAGAgccaggggctgggactggacgAGGTCATGGGTGTGGATCCCTCATCCGGCTCCTCCCAGGAGGACCCTGCCCTGCGCGTGGCCCAAGTCAGCCAGGAGGCCGGCCCTTCCAAGAGCCTGGAGCAGGAGgcgggggaggcagaggaggcagaggaggagggggaggagagtgccAGCGCCGGCGAGAGCTCCAGCCCGGACGAGAGCTCCAGCGCCAGCGAtgcagagggggagagcgacAACGCCAGCACCAGCCAGGAGTCTGATGCCAGCCACAGCAGCGAGGAGGCCACTGAGACGCCCGGGGCAGCTGACAGTGAGTCCGACGAGAGTGCTGAGAGCCAGGAGAGCGACTCAGCTGAGGAGGCAGTGGAGCcggtggaggcagaggagccGGTGGAGGCAGAAGTCCcggtggaggcagaggagccGGTGGAGGCAGAGGTCGTGACCCCTTCAGTCATTCTCGTCAAGTAG
- the spp1 gene encoding osteopontin isoform X1 has product MKAVFLFTLLFVTVLCRPVKKGSSSSSESSEESVKPAPVLRKAAEAIFELEPVQNVEAAAASDESSDNSDEVKASDTASDTASDPASDPASASDTASVDSDDSADSEDSEEDAQKSEDVVEEEEEESSDSSESGEAESTLAPPTVEPTVEPTVEPTVEPTVEPSPPIIYDDGRGDSMGYPSDYKKSYHDTNTVEKLPSPFKSYEGKMMGKTSAHGVGNDIEKQTMKVYKVQALQVHQLLDEDTSTPEVESQGLGLDEVMGVDPSSGSSQEDPALRVAQVSQEAGPSKSLEQEAGEAEEAEEEGEESASAGESSSPDESSSASDAEGESDNASTSQESDASHSSEEATETPGAADSESDESAESQESDSAEEAVEPVEAEEPVEAEVPVEAEEPVEAEVVTPSVILVK; this is encoded by the exons ATGAAGGCCGTCTTTCTGTTCACGCTCCTCTTTGTAACGGTCCTCTGCCGACCG GTGAAGAAAGGCTCAAGCAGCAGCTCGGAGAGCTCTGAGGAGTCG GTCAAGCCAGCCCCAGTGTTGAGGAAGGCTGCAGAAGCAATCTTTGAGCTGGAACCTGTACAG AATgttgaagcagcagcagcatcagaTGAGAGTTCAGACAACTCTGATGAAGTAAAG gcttcagacacagcctcagacacagcctcagacccagcctcagacccagcctcagcctcagacaCAGCCTCTGTGGACAGTGATGACAGTGCAGACAGCGAGGACAGCGAGGAGGACGCTCAGAAGAGC gaggacgtggtggaggaggaggaggaggagtccagTGACAGCTCAGAGTCAGGGGAGGCAGAGTCCACCCTGGCCCCCCCTACTGTGGAGCCCACTGTGGAGCCTACTGTGGAGCCCACTGTGGAGCCCACTGTGGAGCCCAGCCCTCCCATCATCTACGATGACGGCCGAGGGGACAGCATGGGGTACCCGAGTGACTACAAGAAGAGCTACCATGACACAAACACGGTGGAAAAG CTTCCCTCCCCATTCAAGTCTTATGAGGGCAAGATGATGGGCAAGACATCCGCACACGGCGTTGGCAATGACATCGAGAAGCAGACCATGAAGGTGTACAAGGTACAG gccctTCAGGTCCACCAGCTGCTGGATGAGGACACCAGCACCCCAGAGGTGGAGAgccaggggctgggactggacgAGGTCATGGGTGTGGATCCCTCATCCGGCTCCTCCCAGGAGGACCCTGCCCTGCGCGTGGCCCAAGTCAGCCAGGAGGCCGGCCCTTCCAAGAGCCTGGAGCAGGAGgcgggggaggcagaggaggcagaggaggagggggaggagagtgccAGCGCCGGCGAGAGCTCCAGCCCGGACGAGAGCTCCAGCGCCAGCGAtgcagagggggagagcgacAACGCCAGCACCAGCCAGGAGTCTGATGCCAGCCACAGCAGCGAGGAGGCCACTGAGACGCCCGGGGCAGCTGACAGTGAGTCCGACGAGAGTGCTGAGAGCCAGGAGAGCGACTCAGCTGAGGAGGCAGTGGAGCcggtggaggcagaggagccGGTGGAGGCAGAAGTCCcggtggaggcagaggagccGGTGGAGGCAGAGGTCGTGACCCCTTCAGTCATTCTCGTCAAGTAG